A region from the Desulfomarina profundi genome encodes:
- a CDS encoding response regulator — MEQIQTVIIEDDEKIAEIQRIFTEKIAGFTVTGIAHSVREGEEMLEVLQPDLVLLDIFFPDGNGLELLWSIRKKHKKTDIVLITAAKERDIFQEALRGGVFDYILKPLNFTRFQHMLNRYLTHRKKLQKITTINQQDVDILLHQEKKEVAQTDLPKGIDPITLRKITDIIETIGEAGINADQAGEKIGVSRTTSRRYLEYLVSNGVIKADLFYGTLGRPERKYFRIVSG, encoded by the coding sequence ATGGAGCAGATTCAGACAGTTATTATAGAAGATGATGAGAAGATAGCGGAAATTCAGCGTATTTTCACAGAGAAAATAGCTGGCTTTACTGTAACGGGAATTGCCCATTCCGTTCGGGAGGGTGAAGAAATGCTGGAGGTATTGCAGCCCGATCTTGTTCTGCTGGATATTTTCTTTCCCGATGGCAATGGTCTGGAGCTGCTGTGGTCAATACGAAAAAAGCATAAGAAAACCGACATTGTTCTTATCACTGCAGCCAAGGAAAGGGATATTTTTCAGGAAGCACTTCGAGGCGGGGTTTTTGACTATATTCTGAAACCTCTTAATTTTACCCGTTTCCAGCATATGCTGAACAGGTATCTTACCCATCGGAAAAAATTGCAGAAAATTACTACAATCAATCAGCAGGATGTAGATATCCTGCTCCACCAGGAAAAAAAAGAGGTTGCGCAGACAGATCTTCCGAAAGGTATCGACCCTATTACCCTGCGGAAAATTACAGATATTATAGAAACTATCGGAGAAGCAGGAATCAACGCGGATCAAGCCGGGGAAAAGATCGGCGTGAGCCGTACAACCTCCAGGCGATACCTTGAATACCTGGTTTCAAACGGTGTGATTAAGGCCGATCTTTTTTACGGGACACTGGGGCGTCCGGAGCGAAAATATTTCAGGATTGTCAGCGGATAG
- the hypB gene encoding hydrogenase nickel incorporation protein HypB encodes MCDTCGCPSPSDHSHDHDHSHSHSKTIDVHASLFAANDALARANREHFDDCGIVTLNLISSPGSGKTTLLEHTIDALKDEINIGVIEGDIETERDAERIRAKGVPVIQLTTGGACHLDAAMTHKGFHRLQKEQGGEKIDLLFIENVGNLVCPSTFDLGEHERVVFVSVPEGPDKPSKYPKAFQSSQTFVITKTDLLPYFDFPVPEAIADGLHLNPGLRTMALSSTSGEGMDKWLDYLRELVNRAKKG; translated from the coding sequence ATGTGTGATACATGCGGATGCCCAAGTCCATCTGACCACAGTCACGATCACGACCATTCCCACAGCCACAGCAAAACTATTGATGTGCATGCCAGTCTCTTTGCCGCCAACGATGCACTTGCCAGGGCCAACCGTGAACACTTTGACGACTGCGGTATCGTGACACTCAACCTTATCAGCAGCCCCGGATCTGGAAAAACAACCCTGCTTGAACACACCATTGATGCCCTGAAAGATGAAATAAACATTGGCGTCATTGAGGGTGATATCGAAACCGAAAGGGACGCGGAACGGATCCGGGCAAAAGGTGTGCCGGTCATTCAACTGACAACAGGAGGAGCCTGTCACCTGGACGCGGCCATGACACATAAAGGTTTTCACCGGCTACAGAAAGAGCAGGGCGGTGAAAAAATCGACCTTCTTTTTATCGAAAACGTGGGTAATCTTGTCTGCCCTTCAACCTTTGACCTGGGGGAACATGAACGGGTAGTTTTTGTTTCTGTCCCTGAAGGCCCGGACAAACCATCCAAATACCCAAAGGCGTTCCAGAGCTCCCAGACCTTCGTCATAACCAAGACCGATCTGCTCCCCTATTTTGATTTTCCCGTGCCGGAGGCCATCGCCGACGGACTGCACCTGAACCCCGGACTCCGTACAATGGCCCTATCCTCCACAAGTGGCGAAGGTATGGATAAATGGCTCGACTATCTCCGGGAGCTGGTGAATAGAGCAAAAAAAGGCTAA
- a CDS encoding hydrogenase maturation nickel metallochaperone HypA/HybF has translation MHEISLVQALFSQLEELAAENKATKIHRVTMVIGPQSGVVIDAFRFGFETLASENTLIRNAELIIEIPPVNYSCTQCGHMEETKEDSPEECPKCGELFLIPSGGDELILRQVEME, from the coding sequence ATGCATGAAATATCCCTTGTCCAAGCCCTTTTTTCCCAACTTGAAGAACTGGCGGCAGAAAACAAAGCGACAAAAATTCACAGGGTCACTATGGTAATCGGGCCTCAATCCGGAGTGGTTATAGACGCATTTCGATTCGGCTTTGAGACCCTGGCATCGGAAAATACCCTTATCAGGAATGCAGAGCTTATCATTGAAATCCCTCCTGTGAATTACTCATGCACTCAATGCGGTCATATGGAAGAAACGAAGGAGGACAGTCCGGAAGAATGCCCGAAATGCGGGGAACTCTTTCTGATACCCTCCGGTGGAGATGAGCTGATTCTGCGCCAGGTTGAAATGGAATAA